The Chloroflexota bacterium nucleotide sequence GGACACGAAGGCACCGCCGCGAGCGCATCCCTTGAGTCCCGCGGACTCGATGAGACGCCCCGCGTAGTCTCCGCTCGGGTTCTTGAAGAACGAGCCGGCGTTTTGTCCGCGCGGCTGGGTATCCAACCGGCGGCGCGCGAAGGCCTCCAACTGCGCCTGTAGCGCCGCAGGGTCGCCGGGCTGGATGCCGAGCGACGCGCTGAGCACGACGGGCGTTTGGGGATCGTTTTGCAAGGCGCTGTGCCGATAGTCGAAGGCCAGATCGTCGGGGCCAAGCTGCCGCACGCCGTCCGGATACCAGACCTCGGCGGACTCCAGCACAGCCGCGATATCGCTGCCCCAGGCGCCGGCGTTGCCAAACACGGCCCCGCCGACCGTCCCGGGCACCCCGATCGCGAACCCGAGCCCGGCGTGCCCGCCGGCGGCGGCCTGCCGGGCGAGCCGCGCCATCGTGTGGCCCGATTCGACGCGCGCCAGGCCGGCGGCCGCGTCGAACGTCAATCCGACGCAGTTATTGCTGATCACCAGGCCTTCGATACCTTCGTCGGCCACCAGCAGATTCGTGCCGTGTCCCACCACCGTGCGCGGCGCCCCGGCCGCCTCGGCGGCGTCGAGCACGGCCACGAAGTCATCCACGGCGTGCACTTCGACCCAAAGGTCGGCCGGGCCGCCCACGCCGAAGGTCGAGTGCCGCGCCAGTGGCTCGCGCTCGCGCACGGCGAGGTGCCCCGGGAGCGCCAGCGACCCGCTCATGCCGCGGCCCGCGTTTCGACCCAGACGCTGATGCGATCGGCCAGTGGGGTCACGGAGTCGGGCCCCATCACCAGGATCACGTCGCCCTCGGCCGCCTCGGCGGCCACCAGGTCGGCGATGGCGTCGAACGACGGGAGAAAGCTCGCGTCGGAATGTCGCACCCGGGCGGCCAGCAGCGCCGAGCTCGCCTCGACGCCCCGCTCGCGGCCTGGCGGTGAGTAGATCTCGGCAAAGGTGACGCGGTCGGCGCCCGCAAACGCCTCGACAAAGTCGTCCAGCAAGTCGAGCGTGCGGCTGCGGAGCAGCGGCTGGTAGATGGCCCAGAGCCGCCGATGGGTGAATTCGCGCGCGGCCGCGATGGTGGCGCGCACGGCGGTTGGATGGTGTGCGTAGTCCTCCAGCACCCGCACGCCGCCGCCGCAGGCGCGCAGCTGCAAGCGGCGCTCGACGCCGCCGAACGACTCAATCGCGCGCGCGACTTCGGACGCGGGCACCCCGGCCAGCGTGCAGGCCATCAGCGCCGCCAGCGCGTTCCAGGCGTTATGACGCCCGCGCAGCGGCAGCCGGCAGGCCACCGGCCCGTGCGGCGTGCGAAACTCCACCGCGCATCCATCGGCCGCCGGCGTGTAGGTCTCCAGGTCCCACGCTTCGTCCGGGCCGAACCACAGCGCCGGCGTGGGCGCACCGGCCGCGACGCGTCGCAGATGCGCCACGTCGCCGCGGGCGATCAGTCGGGCGTCGGCGGGAAGCCCGGCCGCGAACGCGGCGAAGGCCTCCACCATGCGCGCCTCGGTCCCAAAGTAGTCCAGGTGATCGCGCTCCAGGTTTGTGATCACGGCAATCTCCGGCCGGTAGGCGAGAAACGCCGAGTCGAACTCGTCGGCTTCCACCACCATCCAGCTGTCTCGTCGGTAGCGCCCGTTGGCGTGATCGAGCGACGGACTGGCGGCGCCGAGCAGGAAGCTGGGATCGCGGCCGGTCTCCCGCAGCACCGCCGCGATCATGGCGCTCGTGGTGGACTTGCCATGCGTGCCGGCGACGGCGATGCCGCGGGACGCGTTGAAGAGCTCGGCGATGATCGCCGCGCGCGAGGCCACTGGCACGCTGCGGCTCCGGGCCGCGACAAGCTCCACATTGTCCGAGGGAACGGCGGCGGAATG carries:
- the murB gene encoding UDP-N-acetylmuramate dehydrogenase, which codes for MSGSLALPGHLAVREREPLARHSTFGVGGPADLWVEVHAVDDFVAVLDAAEAAGAPRTVVGHGTNLLVADEGIEGLVISNNCVGLTFDAAAGLARVESGHTMARLARQAAAGGHAGLGFAIGVPGTVGGAVFGNAGAWGSDIAAVLESAEVWYPDGVRQLGPDDLAFDYRHSALQNDPQTPVVLSASLGIQPGDPAALQAQLEAFARRRLDTQPRGQNAGSFFKNPSGDYAGRLIESAGLKGCARGGAFVSPMHANFISNDGTATAADILALALHVQTIVQQRHGIRLEPEVRMLGRWQAAASELMA
- the murC gene encoding UDP-N-acetylmuramate--L-alanine ligase, producing the protein MNAAPGRLLGADVRRVHVVGIAGAGMSGVAAALIDLELQVSGSDLRATAATGQLESRGARIHRGHDAGNVTGADLVVHSAAVPSDNVELVAARSRSVPVASRAAIIAELFNASRGIAVAGTHGKSTTSAMIAAVLRETGRDPSFLLGAASPSLDHANGRYRRDSWMVVEADEFDSAFLAYRPEIAVITNLERDHLDYFGTEARMVEAFAAFAAGLPADARLIARGDVAHLRRVAAGAPTPALWFGPDEAWDLETYTPAADGCAVEFRTPHGPVACRLPLRGRHNAWNALAALMACTLAGVPASEVARAIESFGGVERRLQLRACGGGVRVLEDYAHHPTAVRATIAAAREFTHRRLWAIYQPLLRSRTLDLLDDFVEAFAGADRVTFAEIYSPPGRERGVEASSALLAARVRHSDASFLPSFDAIADLVAAEAAEGDVILVMGPDSVTPLADRISVWVETRAAA